In Oryza glaberrima chromosome 8, OglaRS2, whole genome shotgun sequence, the following are encoded in one genomic region:
- the LOC127783069 gene encoding disease resistance protein RGA5-like, which translates to MERFVVTAATGALKPVLEKLAALVSDEYRRFKGVSSDIKFLTDELAAMHAFLLKMSEVEEPDVQDQAWMMEVRELSYDLEDNLDEFILRMDDKTAKQSDFIGRCKNMLTKMKTRHRIDKAIEDFKAQVKEVGERHARYRICDTIINTSNVRIDRRALAIFENASNLVGIDESKDELIKLMAQEGGYASMELQLKVIAIVGPGGLGKTTLANQLYQSLKGDFDCGAFISVSRNPDMMRIFRTVLSEVSHMGYTDTDAGDENQLITRISNFLADKRCCLHSFYLCDLF; encoded by the coding sequence ATGGAGCGTTTTGTGGTGACCGCAGCCACAGGGGCTCTAAAGCCTGTCCTGGAGAAACTTGCTGCTCTGGTGAGCGACGAGTACAGGCGATTCAAGGGGGTAAGTAGTGATATCAAGTTCCTCACTGATGAACTCGCGGCCATGCATGCTTTTCTCTTGAAAATGTCAGAGGTAGAGGAACCTGATGTGCAAGATCAGGCCTGGATGATGGAGGTGCGGGAGCTCTCCTACGACCTTGAAGATAATCTCGATGAGTTCATTCTACGCATGGATGATAAAACTGCAAAGCAAAGTGACTTCATAGGGAGGTGTAAGAACATGTTGACCAAGATGAAGACTCGGCATCGGATTGACAAGGCGATTGAAGATTTCAAGGCACAAGTCAAGGAAGTGGGAGAAAGACATGCAAGGTATAGAATTTGCGACACCATCATCAACACCAGCAATGTAAGAATTGATCGTAGAGCTCTTGCTATCTTTGAGAATGCTTCAAATCTCGTTGGCATTGACGAATCCAAGGATGAGCTAATTAAATTGATGGCGCAAGAGGGTGGATATGCATCAATGGAATTGCAGCTGAAGGTCATTGCTATTGTTGGCCCTGGAGGACTAGGCAAGACAACTCTCGCAAACCAACTATATCAAAGTCTCAAAGGGGATTTTGACTGTGGAGCTTTCATATCCGTTTCACGAAATCCAGATATGATGAGAATCTTCAGAACTGTTCTTAGTGAAGTGAGTCACATGGGTTATACCGACACAGATGCTGGGGATGAAAATCAACTTATTACCAGAATCTCCAATTTCCTCGCGGACAAAAGGTGTTGCCTCCATTCCTTTTACTTGTGTGATCTTTTTTGA
- the LOC127781608 gene encoding uncharacterized protein LOC127781608: MSTTSSSKTATCPLCHADVLLPRRRSAGSSTHRSHDLDDGPAPPSPESSCRSNAAVCGCARCRRPDLISPGTGMRMRNRFGDGPNRISAQSGAWLCRERTAETCRSTSSRSGRYRRLQPAAVAGTRRAELIKRLQELCHPANNLPNCSASWQPQRQRQQTIDRSPDSLDCGVTMERGKNKRDGSDNGLIFSNLMHGVAAGIYGYTPHQGYTQAQSYLLLPEAYPPPPWTYPLSSAYPPQPVGYPSGGYPPAVYSDSYVHQGSRVAREQCPLSYANNAVTCREDGQMNCENGTVNMEKSAMSSNKMATGLLKSCGNVMPCRNMERSGPAMYKVDMRGSTKQFSMDSKMMMCLIVFGCLIAALDMFRNVA; this comes from the exons ATGTCAACAACAAGCTCGTCAAAAACCGCCACGTGCCCTCTCTGCCACGCCGACGTGCTGCTGCCACGGCGGCGGTCAGCCGGCTCATCGACGCACAGAAGCCACGACCTCGACGACGGCcccgctccgccgtcgccggagtccAGCTGCCGCAGCAACGCCGCGGTGTGCGGGTGCGCCCGCTGCCGGCGCCCTGATCTGATCAGTCCCGGAACCGGCATGCGGATGAGGAACAGATTCGGCGATGGCCCCAACAGGATATCAGCCCAGAGTGGAGCATGGCTGTGCCGAGAGCGCACGGCGGAGACTTGCCGGAGCACAAGTAGCCGGTCCGGCCGCTACCGGCGCCTGCAGCCTGCAGCGGTCGCCGGAACACGACGCGCCGAACTCATAAAGCGGCTGCAAGAGCTCTGCCACCCAGCAAATAACCTTCCAAATTGTTCTGCTTCTTGGCAACCACAGCGACAGCGGCAGCAAACAATTGATCGAAGTCCAG atAGCCTAGATTGTGGGGTGACAATGGAAAGGGGCAAGAACAAGCGTGATGGAAGTGACAATGGGCTCATCTTCTCTAACCTAATGCACGGTGTTGCTGCCGGCATCTATGGGTATACTCCTCACCAGGGATACACTCAGGCTCAGAGCTACCTACTGCTGCCGGAAGCATATCCACCTCCTCCATGGACATACCCTCTTTCTAGTGCTTACCCTCCTCAACCTGTTGGTTACCCTTCAGGTGGCTACCCTCCTGCAGTCTACTCTGACTCGTATGTGCACCAAG GTAGCAGAGTTGCGCGGGAGCAATGCCCTCTATCATATGCCAATAATGCTGTCACTTGCAGGGAGGATGGGCAAATGAACTGTGAAAATGGAACAGTAAATATGGAGAAAAGTGCAATGTCCTCAAATAAGATGGCTACTGGTCTACTAAAGAGTTGCGGCAATGTGATGCCATGCAGAAATATGGAGAGAAGTGGCCCAGCCATGTATAAGGTGGACATGCGCGGCAGTACGAAGCAATTCTCTATGGACAGCAAGATGATGATGTGTCTGATTGTGTTTGGATGTCTGATAGCTGCCTTGGATATGTTTAGAAATGTTGCATAA